One window from the genome of Actinoplanes teichomyceticus ATCC 31121 encodes:
- a CDS encoding ATP-dependent DNA ligase: MQLPIMPPVKPMLAKPVADIPPGQIYEPKWDGFRSIIFRDGDEVEIGSRNERPMTRYFPEVVAAVLANFPDRSVIDGEVIVADTGRNTLDFEALQQRIHPAASRVKLLSEQTPAGFVAFDLLAIGDEDLTELPFGQRRERLLRALAEARPPVYVTPATDDLATARRWFDEFEGAGLDGLIAKGRDLTYQPDKRVMSKIKHKRTADCVVAGYRVHKSAENRIGSLLLGLYDERDVLVSVGVIGSFPMAVREELFEQLQPLVTGFEGHPWNWAAHEQGERTPRKNEVSRWNAGKDLSFTPLRPERVVEVRYDYMEGPRFRHTAQFERWRPDREPRTCTYEQLERPVRFDLAEVLTSR; the protein is encoded by the coding sequence ATGCAGCTGCCGATCATGCCACCGGTCAAGCCGATGCTCGCCAAGCCCGTCGCCGACATCCCGCCGGGACAGATCTACGAGCCCAAGTGGGACGGCTTCCGGTCGATCATCTTCCGGGACGGCGACGAGGTGGAGATCGGCAGCCGCAACGAGAGGCCGATGACGCGCTACTTCCCCGAGGTGGTGGCCGCGGTGCTGGCCAACTTCCCGGACCGGTCGGTGATCGACGGCGAGGTGATCGTCGCCGACACCGGGCGCAACACCCTCGACTTCGAGGCGCTGCAGCAGCGGATCCACCCCGCGGCGAGCCGGGTCAAGCTGCTCTCCGAGCAGACCCCGGCCGGCTTCGTCGCCTTCGACCTGCTGGCGATCGGCGACGAGGACCTCACCGAACTGCCCTTCGGGCAGCGCCGGGAACGCCTGCTGCGGGCGCTGGCCGAGGCCCGGCCTCCGGTGTACGTCACTCCGGCCACCGACGACCTCGCCACCGCCCGGCGCTGGTTCGACGAGTTCGAGGGCGCCGGGCTGGACGGGCTGATCGCCAAGGGGCGTGATCTGACCTACCAGCCGGACAAGCGGGTGATGTCCAAGATCAAACACAAGCGCACCGCGGACTGCGTGGTGGCCGGCTACCGGGTGCACAAGTCGGCCGAGAACCGGATCGGGTCGCTGCTGCTCGGCCTCTACGACGAGCGGGACGTGCTGGTCTCGGTCGGGGTGATCGGCTCGTTCCCGATGGCGGTCCGCGAGGAGCTGTTCGAGCAGTTGCAGCCGCTGGTCACCGGCTTCGAGGGGCATCCGTGGAACTGGGCCGCGCACGAGCAGGGCGAGCGTACCCCGCGCAAGAATGAGGTGAGCCGGTGGAACGCCGGCAAGGATCTGTCGTTCACCCCGCTGCGCCCCGAGCGGGTGGTCGAGGTCCGTTACGACTACATGGAGGGGCCCCGGTTCCGGCACACCGCCCAGTTCGAGCGCTGGCGGCCCGACCGCGAGCCCCGCACCTGCACGTACGAACAGCTGGAACGCCCGGTGCGCTTCGACCTGGCCGAGGTGCTGACCAGCCGCTGA
- a CDS encoding alpha/beta hydrolase, whose protein sequence is MVMATGGCTLPAFAPAGADQPATPGDGTPASGSAPGTAAQWSPCPDVPEKLIGRGAPGMSYDCATVAVPRDWAEPDSGQTYDIALIRVRSAGQKNRIGSLLLNPGGPGGSGVDLAVYLSFGPGLGGLPKEITDRFDVVGFDPRGVSRSSPVKCISDTDQDATFAADPDPVSQAEFDEVVALNRKVADTCGQKYGEQLPHFSTEQAARDMDALRAAVGDSKLTYLGFSYGTLLGATYAQLFPRNVRALVLDGAVDPTESYVQGSESQAKGFERAFSNFTRWCKANAAKCPISADPRGAVTGAMAKAESSPVRYRDGRQATAGWIFVGLISSLYTETGWTSLAEAIDDLQGGDAKGIMDLADQYAEREQDGSYSNLFDANLAVNCADTDDAPSVEEVRRLQSEWRKKYPIFGAPLAMGMLPCTFWPGERDPYPAGKADGAPPIVVVGTTGDPATPYENTADLANMLGTGRVLTWEGEGHTAYPSTSCVVRAVDGYLIDLKVPREGLRCPAK, encoded by the coding sequence ATGGTCATGGCCACCGGCGGCTGCACCCTGCCGGCGTTCGCGCCCGCGGGCGCCGACCAGCCCGCCACCCCCGGCGACGGCACACCCGCATCCGGCTCGGCGCCCGGCACGGCGGCGCAGTGGTCGCCCTGTCCGGACGTGCCGGAGAAGCTCATCGGTCGCGGCGCCCCGGGGATGAGCTACGACTGCGCCACGGTGGCGGTGCCACGGGACTGGGCCGAGCCCGACAGCGGCCAGACCTACGACATCGCGCTGATCCGGGTCCGCTCCGCCGGTCAGAAGAACCGGATCGGCTCGCTGCTGCTCAACCCGGGCGGTCCCGGCGGGTCCGGCGTCGACCTCGCGGTCTACCTGTCGTTCGGGCCGGGCCTGGGCGGTCTGCCCAAGGAGATCACCGACCGCTTCGACGTCGTCGGCTTCGACCCGCGCGGGGTGAGCCGGTCCAGCCCGGTCAAGTGCATCAGCGACACCGATCAGGACGCCACCTTCGCCGCCGATCCGGACCCGGTCAGCCAGGCCGAGTTCGACGAGGTCGTCGCGCTGAACAGGAAGGTCGCCGACACCTGCGGCCAGAAGTACGGCGAGCAGCTGCCGCACTTCTCCACCGAGCAGGCCGCGCGCGACATGGACGCGCTGCGCGCCGCGGTCGGCGACAGCAAGCTGACCTACCTGGGCTTCTCCTACGGCACCCTGCTCGGGGCGACGTACGCTCAGCTGTTCCCGCGCAACGTCCGGGCCCTGGTGCTCGACGGCGCGGTGGACCCGACCGAGAGCTACGTGCAGGGCTCGGAGAGCCAGGCCAAGGGCTTCGAGCGGGCGTTCAGCAACTTCACCAGGTGGTGCAAGGCGAACGCCGCCAAGTGTCCGATCTCGGCGGATCCGCGCGGCGCGGTGACCGGCGCGATGGCCAAGGCCGAGTCCTCCCCGGTGCGCTACCGCGACGGCCGGCAGGCCACGGCGGGCTGGATCTTCGTCGGGTTGATCTCGTCGCTCTACACCGAGACCGGCTGGACCAGCCTGGCGGAGGCCATCGACGACCTGCAGGGCGGCGACGCGAAGGGGATCATGGATCTCGCCGACCAGTACGCCGAGCGCGAGCAGGACGGCAGCTACTCCAACCTGTTCGACGCCAACCTCGCGGTGAACTGCGCGGACACCGACGACGCGCCGAGCGTCGAGGAGGTGCGCCGGTTGCAGTCCGAGTGGCGGAAGAAGTACCCGATCTTCGGGGCGCCGCTGGCGATGGGCATGCTGCCGTGCACGTTCTGGCCGGGCGAGCGGGACCCGTACCCGGCGGGCAAGGCGGACGGCGCGCCGCCGATCGTCGTGGTGGGCACCACCGGTGACCCGGCCACGCCGTATGAGAACACCGCCGACCTGGCGAACATGCTCGGCACCGGACGCGTGCTGACCTGGGAGGGCGAGGGCCACACGGCATACCCGTCGACGAGCTGCGTCGTGCGAGCCGTCGACGGCTACCTCATCGACCTCAAGGTGCCGCGGGAGGGCCTGCGCTGCCCAGCGAAGTGA
- a CDS encoding potassium channel family protein, producing the protein MNVLLRVPRAAYRGVIWLANSPRTLLVAYLILIALCGVLYSHFEGQSLGDSLWWAVVTASTVGYGDISPESWPARMLAALLISVMVLMVIPLITAQFASKLIVDQDAFRHEEQEELKENLRRVRLLLEELAEREGVTVPGGATARAAASAAPAAASAAPAAVPAAPTPAPAPAAAPSAAAPAASDGVTSLGSAGPPAAP; encoded by the coding sequence ATGAATGTGCTGCTCAGGGTGCCGCGGGCGGCGTACCGCGGAGTGATCTGGCTGGCCAACTCACCGAGGACGCTGCTTGTGGCGTACCTGATCCTGATCGCCCTCTGCGGCGTGCTCTACTCCCACTTCGAGGGGCAGTCGCTCGGCGACTCGCTCTGGTGGGCGGTCGTCACCGCGTCCACGGTCGGTTACGGCGACATCTCGCCGGAGAGCTGGCCGGCCCGGATGCTGGCCGCCCTGCTCATCTCGGTGATGGTGCTCATGGTGATCCCGCTGATCACGGCGCAGTTCGCGAGCAAGCTGATCGTCGACCAGGACGCGTTCCGGCACGAGGAACAGGAGGAGCTCAAGGAGAACCTGCGCCGGGTCCGCCTGCTGCTGGAGGAGCTGGCCGAGCGCGAGGGTGTCACCGTACCCGGCGGCGCCACAGCGCGGGCCGCCGCCTCTGCCGCGCCGGCCGCCGCCTCTGCCGCGCCGGCCGCTGTCCCTGCCGCGCCGACCCCGGCTCCTGCCCCTGCTGCCGCGCCCTCCGCTGCCGCCCCTGCCGCGTCGGACGGCGTCACTTCGCTGGGCAGCGCAGGCCCTCCCGCGGCACCTTGA
- a CDS encoding GNAT family N-acetyltransferase translates to MDFRIATRADVPAVLELLADDAISRERGYGTVPAKIDDAIWAAFEAIDADPRNELIVAVEDGVVAGTCQLTYIPGLSRGGALRMLVEAVRIRSDRRGRGLGAAMMRWTIERARERGCRMVQLTTDKRRTDAHRFYERLGFTASHEGMKLPL, encoded by the coding sequence ATGGATTTCCGGATCGCCACCCGCGCCGACGTCCCCGCCGTGCTGGAACTGCTCGCCGACGACGCGATCAGCCGGGAGCGCGGATACGGAACGGTTCCGGCGAAGATCGACGACGCGATCTGGGCGGCGTTCGAGGCGATCGACGCCGACCCGCGCAACGAGCTGATCGTCGCGGTCGAGGACGGCGTGGTGGCCGGGACCTGCCAGCTCACCTACATCCCGGGTCTGAGCCGGGGCGGCGCGCTGCGGATGCTCGTCGAGGCGGTCCGGATCCGCTCCGACCGGCGCGGCCGGGGACTGGGCGCGGCGATGATGCGCTGGACGATCGAGCGGGCCCGCGAGCGCGGCTGCCGGATGGTTCAGCTGACCACGGACAAGCGCCGCACCGACGCGCACCGCTTCTACGAGCGGCTCGGCTTCACCGCCTCGCACGAGGGCATGAAGCTGCCCCTGTGA
- the ligD gene encoding non-homologous end-joining DNA ligase encodes MPKAAAEEHQIAGHTVRLTSPDKVVFAGPGYTKRDVFEYYLAVGDGILRALRDRPTTLQRFPDGLGGEAFFQKRIPARGVPDWVRTATIRFPSMRTAQELCPADLAHVAWAAQMGTVVFHPWPVRGAAPDHPDELRIDLDPQPGLGFGDVVAAAGVVREVLDELGWTGYPKTSGGRGVHVYVRIAARWDFVQVRRAAIALAREVERRRPDAITTAWWKEERGRKVFLDYNQMARDRTIACAYSLRANARATVSTPVTWDELTRVEPDDFDLRTVPKRIATVGDPHAGIDDTGHDLTPLLEWVERDERAGLGDMPYPPDHPKMPGEPKRVQPSKDRDRRTAP; translated from the coding sequence ATGCCGAAAGCCGCCGCGGAAGAGCATCAGATCGCCGGCCACACCGTCCGCCTGACCAGCCCGGACAAGGTGGTCTTCGCCGGGCCGGGATACACCAAGCGAGACGTCTTCGAGTACTACCTGGCGGTCGGTGACGGCATCCTGCGCGCCCTGCGGGACCGGCCCACCACGCTGCAACGCTTCCCCGACGGCCTCGGCGGCGAGGCGTTCTTCCAGAAACGGATCCCGGCCCGCGGCGTGCCCGACTGGGTCCGGACCGCCACCATCCGGTTCCCCAGCATGCGTACGGCCCAGGAGCTCTGCCCCGCCGACCTGGCGCACGTCGCCTGGGCCGCGCAGATGGGCACCGTGGTGTTCCACCCGTGGCCGGTGCGTGGGGCCGCGCCGGACCACCCGGACGAGCTGCGCATCGACCTGGACCCGCAACCCGGGCTCGGCTTCGGCGACGTGGTGGCGGCTGCCGGGGTGGTCCGCGAGGTGCTCGACGAGCTGGGCTGGACCGGCTACCCGAAGACGTCCGGCGGGCGGGGCGTGCACGTCTACGTCCGGATCGCGGCGCGGTGGGACTTCGTCCAGGTGCGCCGGGCCGCGATCGCACTGGCCCGGGAGGTGGAGCGGCGCCGGCCCGACGCGATCACCACGGCGTGGTGGAAGGAGGAGCGCGGCCGGAAGGTGTTCCTGGACTACAACCAGATGGCGCGGGACCGCACCATCGCCTGCGCGTACTCCCTGCGGGCCAACGCCCGGGCCACCGTCTCCACCCCGGTCACCTGGGACGAGCTGACCCGGGTCGAACCGGACGACTTCGACCTGCGGACCGTGCCGAAACGGATCGCCACGGTCGGCGACCCACACGCCGGGATCGACGACACCGGGCACGACCTCACGCCGTTGCTGGAGTGGGTGGAGCGGGACGAGCGGGCCGGGCTGGGGGACATGCCGTACCCGCCGGACCACCCCAAGATGCCGGGGGAGCCCAAGCGGGTCCAGCCGTCCAAGGACCGTGACCGCAGGACGGCACCCTGA
- a CDS encoding LPXTG cell wall anchor domain-containing protein → MSFVRRLAVGLPAAGVTALAALAISSPVLATDTTRAGHPVVMASPDRGNAGYQGELPATTAPTATAVPTTTAPAPATASPDTTGGTRGQRGYGGVSPTTEQPTGSVQSAPTGGVSSATAPTPTGTVSTKGAGVSSGSLPLTGGPVGATIAVGLALVAGGAGALWYTRRRKNA, encoded by the coding sequence ATGAGCTTCGTACGTCGGCTGGCCGTGGGACTGCCCGCGGCCGGCGTCACCGCCCTCGCGGCGCTCGCCATCTCGTCGCCGGTCCTCGCGACCGACACCACACGGGCCGGGCATCCGGTCGTGATGGCCAGCCCGGACCGTGGCAACGCCGGTTATCAAGGCGAGCTGCCGGCCACCACGGCGCCCACCGCGACCGCCGTGCCCACCACCACCGCGCCGGCTCCGGCCACGGCGAGCCCGGACACCACCGGCGGAACCCGCGGCCAGCGCGGGTACGGTGGCGTGAGCCCGACCACGGAGCAGCCGACCGGGTCGGTGCAGTCGGCGCCCACTGGCGGGGTCAGCTCGGCCACCGCGCCGACGCCGACCGGGACGGTCAGCACCAAGGGCGCCGGTGTCAGCTCCGGGTCGCTGCCGTTGACCGGCGGGCCGGTGGGCGCGACCATCGCGGTCGGCCTGGCCCTCGTCGCGGGTGGCGCGGGCGCGCTCTGGTACACCCGGCGGCGGAAGAACGCTTGA
- the msrB gene encoding peptide-methionine (R)-S-oxide reductase MsrB, producing MATEETTLPTTEDEWRIRLDPEEFRVLREAGTEAPWTGEYVDTKTEGMYRCRGCGAELYPSDTKFDSHCGWPSFDDAIPGAVKEIEDRSHGMVRVEIRCARCDGHLGHVFRGEGFTPKNTRHCVNSLSIRLDPK from the coding sequence ATGGCAACCGAAGAGACCACGCTGCCGACCACCGAGGACGAGTGGCGGATCCGGCTCGATCCGGAGGAGTTCCGGGTGCTCCGCGAGGCCGGCACCGAGGCGCCCTGGACCGGTGAGTACGTCGACACCAAGACCGAGGGGATGTACCGCTGCCGCGGCTGCGGCGCGGAGCTCTACCCGAGCGACACCAAGTTCGACAGCCACTGCGGCTGGCCGTCGTTCGACGACGCGATTCCCGGCGCGGTCAAGGAGATCGAGGACCGCAGCCACGGCATGGTGCGCGTCGAGATCCGCTGCGCACGCTGCGACGGGCACCTCGGGCACGTGTTCCGGGGCGAGGGCTTCACCCCGAAGAACACTCGGCACTGCGTGAACAGCCTGTCGATCAGGCTCGACCCGAAGTGA